One segment of Salvia splendens isolate huo1 chromosome 20, SspV2, whole genome shotgun sequence DNA contains the following:
- the LOC121781220 gene encoding protein NLP7-like isoform X1 produces the protein MDFESALSIVKGRDGWNEWYEKVSEFKRDLGKEEEDAVGHEELKHGRIFWEKKKQQILLSYDHWKIQNVLKYVGSKYEGNDYMIQFWGDGKVDGSLITSSFSFLLGSNLWQGHSWYRQLTSDHVYNVGDELGPVGRAYRSKLPESTPDLRLYSSHEFPLRDETARCGYRAYMVLPLLDLDTNHCYGVLEFLSPFLVAEKFELFAALDQGLQIADLSSSYSFKPKLGQPEREFVEIFELAVKNAPMLSLMQLMVPCGKCANTCCMQMKWFIDSHSRTPNTFSSENHFFSQYLIEAAAYCHQQVDTSVSRSNLCEDAISNNPLAHYAQYAKLSHCFAVSLNNRCTIRFFLDPSCREDAYSDCGQQLLLRIMETNLKSFKIVEASDTIGSSRSLGGGGVNVIKSSGIDADLQGLLFNESLFGNHLQCIPIPMKEIIETVMSRIKGYVWNPDKWIVQCWAPKMVNARLCLVTANQPYVVSDASGMLPFRMKCVAHRYLADDEAKKEDLGPPGRVFRNRKPEITSDLFNYSAQEFPMTSFAVCGFTESGYFAFPVFDVANNNKCEGVLEFIGFPGCQLRRIATMLEAAKLCSAAIDFSPPILRLPENDSSIRRDALAEICNVLQIIDWDIPQLEATHVWVRNGKCISVTDTNVHCMELALSYTYYNKYVDADDVHTIHVRSRKGIVGSAMASENKAYFCPSLYEFGIDDQPLFERRKSSSACFAVCLQSSHTGGLVYVMEFFLYPGPSTYSYVRSFLELLLPIMKHELKSFKMASGKQLGEELVVEVIASEERKLIGSDSDAAAMLFPVRFKRMQYGEQSKALTMSSHISGKVWDFNITENRKRKRGLNLSLEDLKPHFGKRLKDVAIELGCYQSAIRTAYKKLGLERWPTREDLLNNPFLSQGTSFARTTTSGANP, from the exons ATGGATTTCGAAAGTGCTTTGTCCATCGTGAAAGGAAGAGATGGATGGAACGAATGGTATGAAAAAGTTTCTGAATTCAAAAGAGATTTGgggaaggaagaagaagatgcagTAGGGCATGAGGAATTGAAGCATGGGCGGATTTTTTGGGAGAAAAAGAAGCAGCAGATTTTATTATCTTATGATCATTGGAAAATCCAAAATGTATTGAAATATGTTGGATCAAAGTATGAAGGAAATGATTACATGATTCAATTTTGGGGAGATGGAAAGGTGGATGGGAGCCTCATCACATCGTCATTCTCCTTTCTTCTTGGCAGCAACCTTTGGCAGGGGCATTCTTGGTACAGACAGCTAACCAGCGATCATGTCTACAATGTCGGAGACGAGCTTGGACCTGTCGGACGTGCCTACCGCAGTAAGCTTCCTGAATCCACACCTGATTTAAGGCTTTATTCTTCCCACGAATTTCCTCTGCGGGACGAAACTGCGCGCTGCGGCTATAGAGCTTACATGGTACTGCCTCTGCTCGATCTCGATACAAATCATTGTTATGGTGTGCTGGAGTTCTTGTCACCATTTCTTGTGGCGGAGAAGTTTGAGCTATTTGCTGCACTGGATCAAGGATTACAG ATTGCTGATTTGAGCTCCTCTTACAGTTTCAAACCAAAATTG GGGCAGCCTGAGAGAGAATTTGTAGAAATATTTGAATTGGCTGTGAAGAATGCCCCGATGCTCTCTCTGATGCAACTTATGGTTCCTTGCGGCAAGTGTGCTAACACATGTTGTATGCAGATGAAATGGTTCATAGACTCTCATTCTAGGACTCCCAATACATTTTCTTCGGAAAACCATTTTTTCTCTCAATATCTCATTGAAGCTGCTGCATATTGCCatcaacaagtggatacaagtGTTTCCCGTTCAAATTTGTGCGAAGACGCTATATCTAACAATCCATTGGCGCACTATGCCCAATATGCTAAGTTGTCACACTGTTTTGCCGTTTCTCTGAATAACAGGTGCACAATTCGATTTTTCCTGGATCCAAGCTGTAGAGAAGATGCATATAGTGATTGCGGTCAGCAGCTGCTCTTAAGGATAATGGAGACGAATCTCAAGAGCTTCAAGATTGTAGAGGCTTCTGATACAATTGGAAGCAGCAGATcacttggtggtggtggtgtaaATGTGATCAAGTCGTCGGGGATTGATGCTGACCTACAGGGATTGCTTTTCAATGAAAGTTTGTTTGGAAATCATCTTCAATGTATCCCAATACCGATGAAGGAGATAATCGAAACTGTTATGAGTAGAATAAAAGGATATGTTTGGAATCCAGACAAATGGATAGTACAATGTTGGGCACCTAAAATGGTGAATGCTAGGTTGTGTTTAGTCACTGCAAATCAGCCTTACGTTGTTAGTGATGCGAGTGGTATGCTTCCTTTTAGGATGAAATGTGTGGCACATCGCTATTTGGCAGATGATGAAGCCAAAAAGGAGGATCTTGGACCCCCCGGACGAGTCTTCAGAAATAGGAAACCGGAAATCACTAGTGACCTTTTCAATTACTCTGCACAAGAGTTTCCAATGACAAGTTTTGCAGTGTGTGGCTTCACTGAGAGCGGATATTTTGCTTTTCCCGTATTTGATGTTGCAAACAACAACAAGTGCGAGGGCGTGCTTGAGTTCATCGGATTTCCTGGCTGTCAACTTAGACGCATTGCAACAATGCTCGAG GCTGCAAAACTGTGCTCGGCTGCCATTGACTTCAGCCCACCAATTCTACGACTGCCTGAGAATGAT TCCTCTATACGCAGAGATGCTTTGGCTGAAATTTGCAATGTCCTTCAAATCATTGATTGGGATATTCCACAACTTGAAGCCACACATGTTTGGGTGCGTAATGGAAAATGTATTAGTGTTACTGATACTAATGTGCATTGTATGGAACTTGCCCTGTCTTATACATATTACAACAAATATGTGGATGCGGATGATGTGCATACAATCCACGTTAGGAGCAGGAAGGGGATTGTTGGGAGTGCAATGGCGTCTGAAAACAAAGCTTATTTTTGCCCAAGTTTGTATGAATTCGGTATTGATGACCAACCATTGTTTGAGAGGAGAAAGAGTTCTAGTGCTTGTTTTGCAGTCTGTTTGCAGAGTTCTCACACGGGTGGACTTGTTTATGTCATGGAGTTCTTTCTCTACCCGGGACCTTCAACATATAGTTATGTCCGGTCCTTCTTGGAGTTGCTACTGCCAATAATGAAGCATGAACTCAAGTCGTTTAAGATGGCAAGCGGGAAACAACTTGGAGAAGAGTTGGTGGTCGAAGTTATTGCTTCTGAAGAACGAAAACTAATTGGTTCTGATTCTGATGCAGCAGCTATGTTGTTCCCAGTCAGATTTAAGAGAATGCAGTATGGTGAGCAGTCAAAAGCCTTGACAATGTCAAGCCACATTTCGGGAAAAGTTTGGGATTTCAACATAACGGAGAATAGAAAAAGGAAACGGGGTCTCAATCTTAGCCTTGAAGATCTCAAGCCACATTTCGGCAAGCGCCTGAAGGATGTTGCCATTGAGCTTGGCT GTTACCAGTCAGCAATACGGACTGCATACAAGAAACTTGGACTTGAAAGATGGCCAACCAGAGAGGATCTACTCAACAATCCTTTCCTCTCTCAAGGAACAAGCTTTGCAAGAACCACTACAAGTGGTGCTAATCCTTAG
- the LOC121781220 gene encoding protein NLP6-like isoform X2 translates to MDFESALSIVKGRDGWNEWYEKVSEFKRDLGKEEEDAVGHEELKHGRIFWEKKKQQILLSYDHWKIQNVLKYVGSKYEGNDYMIQFWGDGKVDGSLITSSFSFLLGSNLWQGHSWYRQLTSDHVYNVGDELGPVGRAYRSKLPESTPDLRLYSSHEFPLRDETARCGYRAYMVLPLLDLDTNHCYGVLEFLSPFLVAEKFELFAALDQGLQGQPEREFVEIFELAVKNAPMLSLMQLMVPCGKCANTCCMQMKWFIDSHSRTPNTFSSENHFFSQYLIEAAAYCHQQVDTSVSRSNLCEDAISNNPLAHYAQYAKLSHCFAVSLNNRCTIRFFLDPSCREDAYSDCGQQLLLRIMETNLKSFKIVEASDTIGSSRSLGGGGVNVIKSSGIDADLQGLLFNESLFGNHLQCIPIPMKEIIETVMSRIKGYVWNPDKWIVQCWAPKMVNARLCLVTANQPYVVSDASGMLPFRMKCVAHRYLADDEAKKEDLGPPGRVFRNRKPEITSDLFNYSAQEFPMTSFAVCGFTESGYFAFPVFDVANNNKCEGVLEFIGFPGCQLRRIATMLEAAKLCSAAIDFSPPILRLPENDSSIRRDALAEICNVLQIIDWDIPQLEATHVWVRNGKCISVTDTNVHCMELALSYTYYNKYVDADDVHTIHVRSRKGIVGSAMASENKAYFCPSLYEFGIDDQPLFERRKSSSACFAVCLQSSHTGGLVYVMEFFLYPGPSTYSYVRSFLELLLPIMKHELKSFKMASGKQLGEELVVEVIASEERKLIGSDSDAAAMLFPVRFKRMQYGEQSKALTMSSHISGKVWDFNITENRKRKRGLNLSLEDLKPHFGKRLKDVAIELGCYQSAIRTAYKKLGLERWPTREDLLNNPFLSQGTSFARTTTSGANP, encoded by the exons ATGGATTTCGAAAGTGCTTTGTCCATCGTGAAAGGAAGAGATGGATGGAACGAATGGTATGAAAAAGTTTCTGAATTCAAAAGAGATTTGgggaaggaagaagaagatgcagTAGGGCATGAGGAATTGAAGCATGGGCGGATTTTTTGGGAGAAAAAGAAGCAGCAGATTTTATTATCTTATGATCATTGGAAAATCCAAAATGTATTGAAATATGTTGGATCAAAGTATGAAGGAAATGATTACATGATTCAATTTTGGGGAGATGGAAAGGTGGATGGGAGCCTCATCACATCGTCATTCTCCTTTCTTCTTGGCAGCAACCTTTGGCAGGGGCATTCTTGGTACAGACAGCTAACCAGCGATCATGTCTACAATGTCGGAGACGAGCTTGGACCTGTCGGACGTGCCTACCGCAGTAAGCTTCCTGAATCCACACCTGATTTAAGGCTTTATTCTTCCCACGAATTTCCTCTGCGGGACGAAACTGCGCGCTGCGGCTATAGAGCTTACATGGTACTGCCTCTGCTCGATCTCGATACAAATCATTGTTATGGTGTGCTGGAGTTCTTGTCACCATTTCTTGTGGCGGAGAAGTTTGAGCTATTTGCTGCACTGGATCAAGGATTACAG GGGCAGCCTGAGAGAGAATTTGTAGAAATATTTGAATTGGCTGTGAAGAATGCCCCGATGCTCTCTCTGATGCAACTTATGGTTCCTTGCGGCAAGTGTGCTAACACATGTTGTATGCAGATGAAATGGTTCATAGACTCTCATTCTAGGACTCCCAATACATTTTCTTCGGAAAACCATTTTTTCTCTCAATATCTCATTGAAGCTGCTGCATATTGCCatcaacaagtggatacaagtGTTTCCCGTTCAAATTTGTGCGAAGACGCTATATCTAACAATCCATTGGCGCACTATGCCCAATATGCTAAGTTGTCACACTGTTTTGCCGTTTCTCTGAATAACAGGTGCACAATTCGATTTTTCCTGGATCCAAGCTGTAGAGAAGATGCATATAGTGATTGCGGTCAGCAGCTGCTCTTAAGGATAATGGAGACGAATCTCAAGAGCTTCAAGATTGTAGAGGCTTCTGATACAATTGGAAGCAGCAGATcacttggtggtggtggtgtaaATGTGATCAAGTCGTCGGGGATTGATGCTGACCTACAGGGATTGCTTTTCAATGAAAGTTTGTTTGGAAATCATCTTCAATGTATCCCAATACCGATGAAGGAGATAATCGAAACTGTTATGAGTAGAATAAAAGGATATGTTTGGAATCCAGACAAATGGATAGTACAATGTTGGGCACCTAAAATGGTGAATGCTAGGTTGTGTTTAGTCACTGCAAATCAGCCTTACGTTGTTAGTGATGCGAGTGGTATGCTTCCTTTTAGGATGAAATGTGTGGCACATCGCTATTTGGCAGATGATGAAGCCAAAAAGGAGGATCTTGGACCCCCCGGACGAGTCTTCAGAAATAGGAAACCGGAAATCACTAGTGACCTTTTCAATTACTCTGCACAAGAGTTTCCAATGACAAGTTTTGCAGTGTGTGGCTTCACTGAGAGCGGATATTTTGCTTTTCCCGTATTTGATGTTGCAAACAACAACAAGTGCGAGGGCGTGCTTGAGTTCATCGGATTTCCTGGCTGTCAACTTAGACGCATTGCAACAATGCTCGAG GCTGCAAAACTGTGCTCGGCTGCCATTGACTTCAGCCCACCAATTCTACGACTGCCTGAGAATGAT TCCTCTATACGCAGAGATGCTTTGGCTGAAATTTGCAATGTCCTTCAAATCATTGATTGGGATATTCCACAACTTGAAGCCACACATGTTTGGGTGCGTAATGGAAAATGTATTAGTGTTACTGATACTAATGTGCATTGTATGGAACTTGCCCTGTCTTATACATATTACAACAAATATGTGGATGCGGATGATGTGCATACAATCCACGTTAGGAGCAGGAAGGGGATTGTTGGGAGTGCAATGGCGTCTGAAAACAAAGCTTATTTTTGCCCAAGTTTGTATGAATTCGGTATTGATGACCAACCATTGTTTGAGAGGAGAAAGAGTTCTAGTGCTTGTTTTGCAGTCTGTTTGCAGAGTTCTCACACGGGTGGACTTGTTTATGTCATGGAGTTCTTTCTCTACCCGGGACCTTCAACATATAGTTATGTCCGGTCCTTCTTGGAGTTGCTACTGCCAATAATGAAGCATGAACTCAAGTCGTTTAAGATGGCAAGCGGGAAACAACTTGGAGAAGAGTTGGTGGTCGAAGTTATTGCTTCTGAAGAACGAAAACTAATTGGTTCTGATTCTGATGCAGCAGCTATGTTGTTCCCAGTCAGATTTAAGAGAATGCAGTATGGTGAGCAGTCAAAAGCCTTGACAATGTCAAGCCACATTTCGGGAAAAGTTTGGGATTTCAACATAACGGAGAATAGAAAAAGGAAACGGGGTCTCAATCTTAGCCTTGAAGATCTCAAGCCACATTTCGGCAAGCGCCTGAAGGATGTTGCCATTGAGCTTGGCT GTTACCAGTCAGCAATACGGACTGCATACAAGAAACTTGGACTTGAAAGATGGCCAACCAGAGAGGATCTACTCAACAATCCTTTCCTCTCTCAAGGAACAAGCTTTGCAAGAACCACTACAAGTGGTGCTAATCCTTAG